One stretch of Jiangella gansuensis DSM 44835 DNA includes these proteins:
- a CDS encoding acyl-CoA dehydrogenase, with amino-acid sequence MGHYKSNLRDIEFTLFDVLGSGEQLGSGRYPDFDIDTVRSILAEVDRLSRDDLAASYVDSDRNPPVYDPAARTVTLPESFKKSFAALMDSELWRFALPEGLGGTPLPPSVFWGAAELILGANAAAWMYASGPSFASVIWRNGTPEQRRIAEIMIDRQWAATMVLTEPDAGSDVGAGTTKAYPQDDGSWHIEGVKRFITSGEHDMSENIIHLVLARPVGVEGAGGPGSKGLSLFIVPKFRFDPQTGQLGERNGVYATNVEKKMGLKVSSTCELTFGRDALPGRGHEADGEPAVGWLLGDVHDGIAQMFQVIEYARMMVGTKAIATLSSGYLNALEYAKERIQGADLTRATDKTASRVTITHHPDVRRSLMTQKAYAEGMRALVLYTATMQDRVAAADARGETDETAERVNDLLLPIVKGYGSERSWVLLGSESLQTFGGSGFLQDYPLEQYVRDAKIDTLYEGTTAIQGQDLFFRKIVRDNGQAIGWLSQQIQQTIDDELGGGRLKVERELLAQALQDVQGMLGALVGFLMSSDPSAEGGDVRNIYKVGQNTTRLLLAAGDLVVSWLLVRQAAVALSRLDDDPAAKDHAFYEGKVGAAQFFARQVLPRLTAERAVAEATDNALMDLDEAAF; translated from the coding sequence ATGGGCCACTACAAGTCCAACCTGCGCGACATCGAGTTCACCCTGTTCGACGTCCTCGGCAGCGGCGAGCAACTGGGCAGCGGCCGGTACCCGGATTTCGACATCGACACCGTCAGGAGCATCCTGGCCGAGGTCGACCGGCTCAGCCGCGACGACCTGGCCGCGTCCTATGTCGACTCCGACCGCAATCCCCCGGTCTACGACCCCGCCGCCCGCACGGTCACACTCCCCGAGTCGTTCAAGAAGAGCTTCGCCGCACTCATGGACTCCGAACTCTGGCGCTTCGCGCTGCCGGAGGGCCTGGGCGGAACCCCGCTGCCGCCGTCGGTGTTCTGGGGCGCCGCCGAGCTGATCCTCGGCGCCAACGCCGCGGCCTGGATGTACGCGTCCGGCCCGTCCTTCGCCAGCGTCATCTGGCGCAACGGCACGCCTGAGCAGCGGCGCATTGCCGAGATCATGATCGACCGGCAGTGGGCGGCCACCATGGTGCTCACCGAGCCCGACGCCGGCTCCGACGTCGGCGCCGGCACCACGAAGGCGTACCCGCAGGACGACGGCAGCTGGCACATCGAGGGCGTCAAGCGGTTCATCACCTCCGGTGAGCACGACATGAGCGAGAACATCATCCACCTGGTGCTGGCCCGGCCGGTCGGCGTTGAGGGCGCCGGCGGTCCCGGCAGCAAGGGCCTGTCGCTGTTCATCGTGCCGAAGTTCCGGTTCGACCCGCAGACCGGCCAGCTCGGCGAGCGCAACGGCGTCTACGCCACGAACGTCGAGAAGAAGATGGGCCTCAAGGTCTCGTCGACGTGTGAGCTCACCTTCGGCCGCGACGCGCTTCCCGGTCGGGGCCACGAAGCCGACGGCGAGCCGGCGGTCGGCTGGCTGCTCGGCGACGTGCACGACGGCATCGCGCAGATGTTCCAGGTCATCGAGTACGCGCGGATGATGGTCGGCACCAAGGCGATCGCCACCCTGTCGTCGGGCTATCTCAACGCGCTGGAGTACGCCAAGGAGCGCATCCAGGGGGCCGACCTCACCCGAGCGACGGACAAGACCGCATCACGGGTCACCATCACGCATCACCCGGACGTGCGCCGGTCGCTGATGACCCAGAAGGCCTACGCCGAGGGCATGCGGGCGCTGGTGCTCTACACAGCCACCATGCAGGACCGCGTCGCCGCCGCGGACGCCCGGGGCGAGACCGACGAGACCGCCGAGCGGGTCAACGACCTACTCCTGCCCATCGTGAAGGGCTACGGATCGGAACGGTCCTGGGTGCTGCTCGGCTCCGAGTCGCTGCAGACCTTCGGCGGCTCCGGGTTCCTACAGGACTACCCGCTCGAGCAGTACGTCCGCGACGCCAAGATCGACACCCTCTACGAAGGCACCACCGCGATCCAGGGCCAGGACCTGTTCTTCCGCAAGATCGTCCGCGACAACGGCCAGGCCATCGGCTGGCTGTCGCAGCAGATTCAGCAGACCATCGACGACGAGCTGGGTGGCGGCCGGCTCAAGGTCGAGCGCGAACTACTGGCCCAGGCGCTGCAGGACGTGCAGGGGATGCTCGGCGCCCTGGTCGGCTTCCTCATGTCGTCCGACCCCAGCGCCGAGGGCGGCGACGTACGCAACATCTACAAGGTCGGCCAGAACACCACTCGGCTGCTCCTGGCCGCCGGCGACCTCGTCGTGTCGTGGCTGCTGGTCCGGCAGGCGGCGGTCGCATTGAGCCGGCTCGACGACGATCCGGCCGCGAAGGACCACGCGTTCTACGAGGGCAAGGTGGGCGCCGCGCAGTTCTTCGCCCGCCAGGTGCTGCCGCGGCTGACCGCCGAACGGGCCGTCGCCGAGGCGACCGACAACGCACTCATGGACCTCGACGAAGCCGCGTTCTGA
- a CDS encoding FtsX-like permease family protein has product MIRLAAHTLRHRAGTFTAAFVAMFLGAAIVMACGGLMETGIRTAVPPQELAGADVVVAGDQRYDIPGSEESAVLTERVRVDADLVGSVAAVDGVRNAEGLVLDDPAPAGTVDVIAVTTEPGVDAQSLDDRVSHVLDGTATTTLAGDDRGVAELPEASASSEDLIALAGAFGGFAIVVSMFGVASMMALSIQQRGRELALLRAVGATPVQLRRMVVGETLVLSLIATALAVVPGSWLGEFLFDRMADAGVVSGRVEFRQGWIPLVTAVGAATLAAVSAALVAGRRAGTVRPAEALAEVSLDRARMSRWRVFFALLALAGGTALGVVTITVMSGPLTASTAGPAVLLWAIGLALLSPMLTRAVTAVLQWPLRAVTGTAGHLAVLNTRARVGRTAAVVTPVVLLTGIATGMLYQQSTENAATREAFADGLVADAVVTSADPADPDLVERITALPGVAGASAHVRSTGFVESPRDSSQSEEGWTLRGVTPAGAAATTAVATVDGDLSDLRGEAVALAADHAAGLGVGIGDTMTLRLGDGSALDVAVAATFDAADDYDSLLLPADVLAPHTTDGAVHEVLVAAGGDPDAVVGALTELAAAEPGLTVDDWDALFEAHGEQQQTQAFANYTILAMIGAYAAISVINTLSSSTGARRREFGLQRLTGATRAQVLRMVSLEGLLVASVGVVLGTVASLATLVPFSLARTDSLTPSGSPLIYLGVVGAALVLTLAASLLPGWRAVRGRAAAAAVAVD; this is encoded by the coding sequence ATGATTCGGCTGGCCGCCCACACCCTGCGGCACCGCGCCGGCACCTTCACCGCGGCGTTCGTCGCGATGTTCCTCGGCGCCGCCATCGTGATGGCTTGCGGTGGCCTGATGGAGACCGGCATCCGCACCGCGGTGCCACCTCAGGAACTGGCCGGTGCCGACGTCGTCGTCGCCGGTGACCAGCGGTACGACATTCCCGGGTCGGAGGAGTCGGCGGTGCTGACCGAGCGGGTCCGGGTCGACGCTGACCTGGTCGGCTCGGTCGCGGCCGTCGACGGGGTGCGCAACGCCGAAGGGCTCGTCCTGGACGACCCGGCCCCGGCCGGCACCGTCGACGTCATCGCGGTCACGACCGAACCGGGCGTCGACGCCCAGTCTCTCGACGACCGGGTCAGTCACGTCCTGGACGGCACCGCGACGACGACGCTCGCCGGCGACGACCGCGGCGTCGCGGAGCTCCCCGAGGCCAGCGCCAGCAGTGAGGACCTGATCGCTCTGGCGGGTGCGTTCGGTGGGTTCGCGATCGTCGTCTCGATGTTCGGCGTCGCCTCGATGATGGCGCTTTCGATACAGCAGCGCGGCCGCGAGCTGGCGCTGCTGCGCGCGGTCGGCGCGACGCCGGTCCAGCTGCGCCGGATGGTGGTGGGCGAGACGCTGGTGCTGTCGCTGATCGCCACCGCGCTGGCCGTGGTGCCCGGCAGCTGGCTCGGCGAGTTCCTGTTCGACCGCATGGCCGACGCCGGAGTGGTTTCCGGGCGCGTGGAGTTCCGGCAGGGATGGATCCCGTTGGTGACGGCCGTTGGTGCGGCCACCCTCGCCGCAGTCAGCGCGGCTCTGGTGGCCGGTCGGCGCGCGGGCACCGTCCGGCCGGCCGAGGCGCTGGCCGAGGTCAGCCTGGATCGCGCGCGTATGAGCCGGTGGCGCGTGTTCTTCGCGCTGTTGGCGCTCGCAGGCGGCACCGCGCTCGGCGTGGTCACGATCACGGTGATGAGCGGGCCGTTGACGGCGAGCACCGCCGGCCCCGCCGTCCTGCTGTGGGCCATCGGGCTGGCGCTGCTCAGCCCTATGCTGACGCGAGCCGTCACGGCGGTGCTGCAGTGGCCGCTGCGAGCGGTCACCGGAACGGCCGGTCACCTGGCGGTGCTGAACACCCGGGCTCGCGTCGGCCGGACGGCCGCCGTCGTCACCCCGGTCGTCCTGCTCACCGGGATCGCGACCGGCATGCTGTACCAGCAGTCGACCGAGAACGCCGCGACCCGCGAGGCCTTCGCCGACGGCTTGGTCGCCGACGCCGTCGTCACCTCGGCGGACCCGGCCGACCCTGACCTGGTGGAGCGGATCACCGCCCTCCCAGGAGTCGCCGGCGCCTCGGCGCACGTTCGCAGCACCGGGTTCGTCGAGAGCCCGCGCGACAGCTCGCAGAGTGAAGAAGGCTGGACCCTTCGAGGCGTGACGCCTGCGGGCGCGGCCGCCACCACCGCCGTCGCCACCGTCGACGGCGACCTGAGCGACCTGCGCGGCGAGGCCGTGGCGCTGGCTGCCGACCACGCGGCCGGCTTGGGTGTCGGCATCGGCGACACGATGACGCTGCGGCTCGGCGACGGCAGCGCCCTGGACGTCGCTGTCGCCGCCACGTTCGACGCCGCCGACGACTACGACAGCCTGCTGCTCCCGGCCGACGTGCTGGCGCCGCACACGACGGACGGCGCGGTCCACGAAGTGCTGGTGGCCGCCGGAGGTGACCCGGACGCCGTCGTCGGCGCCTTGACCGAGCTGGCCGCGGCCGAGCCGGGCCTCACGGTCGACGACTGGGACGCGCTGTTCGAGGCACACGGCGAGCAGCAGCAGACGCAGGCCTTCGCCAACTACACGATCCTGGCCATGATCGGCGCGTACGCGGCCATCTCCGTGATCAACACGCTGTCGTCCAGCACAGGGGCACGCCGTCGCGAGTTCGGCCTACAGCGGCTCACCGGAGCCACCCGCGCCCAAGTACTGCGGATGGTGAGCCTGGAAGGGCTGCTGGTCGCGAGTGTGGGGGTCGTGCTGGGGACGGTGGCGTCCCTCGCGACGCTGGTGCCGTTCAGCCTGGCCCGGACCGATTCCCTGACGCCGTCGGGCTCGCCGCTGATCTACCTGGGGGTGGTCGGTGCCGCGCTGGTGCTCACGCTGGCGGCATCCTTGCTGCCGGGCTGGCGCGCCGTCCGGGGGAGGGCAGCGGCCGCAGCCGTCGCTGTGGACTGA
- a CDS encoding META domain-containing protein: protein MASIALIAACGGNDSDDGTTAVPEDGSGSGGSSEPAVSIVSSRWVLDQLETAEASLQAPSESEAWFEIGENGDVTGSTGCNGFSGAAEVGDASITFQPLISTRRGCSGELGEIDNAMLSVLRGEVTAEISGDVLTITNAEGGTLTLQASDQPSTEL from the coding sequence GTGGCGAGCATCGCCCTGATCGCTGCGTGCGGTGGCAATGACAGCGACGACGGCACCACGGCGGTACCCGAGGACGGCTCCGGCTCCGGCGGCTCGTCCGAGCCGGCTGTTTCGATCGTCAGCAGCCGGTGGGTGCTCGACCAGCTCGAGACGGCGGAGGCCTCGTTGCAGGCGCCGAGCGAGTCCGAGGCCTGGTTCGAGATCGGCGAGAACGGCGACGTCACCGGCTCCACGGGCTGCAACGGCTTCAGTGGTGCGGCCGAGGTGGGCGACGCCAGCATCACCTTCCAGCCGCTGATCTCCACCCGCCGCGGCTGCTCCGGCGAGCTGGGCGAGATCGACAACGCCATGCTCAGCGTCCTGCGCGGCGAGGTCACCGCCGAGATCTCCGGCGACGTTCTCACCATCACCAATGCCGAAGGCGGCACGCTGACCCTGCAGGCGTCCGACCAGCCTTCCACGGAGCTCTGA
- the aceB gene encoding malate synthase A, translated as MTGLQVTGPMHDRFDEVLTPQALDLIERLHRELNPRRVELLRRRSDRAAAIAAGADLDFLAETKQVRDDDSWRVAPPAPGLEDRRVEITGPTDRKMTINALNSGAKVWLADQEDANTPLWENVVGGQLNLSDAIDGTIEFTSPEGKHYALRTDQPLATIVVRPRGWHLPEKHITVDGEPTSGSLVDFALYLSTSGRKQIERGQGPYFYLAKMESHLEARLWNDAFVLAQDALGIPRGTIRATVLIETFPAAFEMEEILYELREHSAGLNAGRWDYMFSVIKNYRTRGSNWVLPDRNSVTMTVPFMRAYTELLVRTCHKRGAHAIGGMAAFIPSRDPEINEAAFAKVRDDKTREAGDGFDGSWVAHPGMVDVCREAFTAVLGERPNQLERTRDDVRVIAADLRDVASTPGEVTEAGLRSNVSVGIQYLAAWLGGTGAVGINNLMEDAATAEISRSQVWQWLHGNVKLADGQQVTRDLVQRVIDEECAAIEQEVGAEAFAAGHWAEARATFTELALADDYIDFLTLPAYELFP; from the coding sequence ATGACTGGCCTTCAGGTCACCGGGCCCATGCACGACCGTTTCGACGAGGTGCTGACGCCGCAGGCGCTCGACCTCATCGAGCGCCTGCACCGGGAGCTCAACCCCCGCCGGGTGGAGCTGCTGCGCCGACGGTCCGATCGCGCCGCCGCCATCGCGGCCGGCGCCGACCTCGACTTCCTCGCCGAAACGAAGCAGGTCCGCGACGACGACTCCTGGCGCGTCGCCCCGCCCGCACCGGGCCTGGAGGACCGCCGGGTCGAGATCACCGGCCCCACCGACCGCAAGATGACCATCAACGCGCTGAACTCCGGCGCCAAGGTGTGGCTGGCCGACCAAGAGGACGCCAACACCCCGCTGTGGGAGAACGTCGTCGGCGGGCAGCTCAACCTCAGCGACGCCATCGACGGCACCATCGAGTTCACCAGCCCCGAGGGCAAGCACTACGCCCTGCGTACCGACCAGCCGCTGGCCACCATCGTTGTCCGGCCCCGCGGGTGGCACCTGCCGGAGAAGCACATCACCGTCGACGGCGAGCCCACCTCAGGCAGCCTGGTCGACTTCGCGCTCTACCTCTCCACCAGCGGGCGCAAGCAGATCGAGCGCGGCCAGGGCCCGTACTTCTACCTGGCCAAGATGGAGAGCCACCTCGAGGCGCGGCTGTGGAACGACGCGTTCGTCCTCGCGCAGGACGCCCTGGGCATCCCGCGCGGCACCATCCGGGCCACCGTCCTGATCGAGACGTTCCCCGCCGCGTTCGAGATGGAGGAGATCCTCTACGAGCTGCGCGAGCACTCCGCGGGCCTGAACGCCGGCCGCTGGGACTACATGTTCAGCGTCATCAAGAACTACCGCACCCGCGGATCGAACTGGGTGCTGCCGGATCGCAACTCCGTCACCATGACGGTGCCGTTCATGCGCGCCTACACGGAGCTGTTGGTCCGCACCTGTCACAAGCGCGGCGCGCACGCCATCGGCGGCATGGCCGCGTTCATCCCGAGCCGCGACCCGGAGATCAACGAGGCGGCGTTCGCGAAGGTCCGCGACGACAAGACGCGCGAGGCAGGCGACGGCTTCGACGGCTCGTGGGTGGCGCACCCGGGCATGGTCGACGTCTGCCGCGAGGCCTTCACCGCCGTGCTCGGCGAGCGTCCGAACCAGCTCGAACGCACCCGCGACGACGTCCGCGTCATCGCCGCTGACCTGCGCGACGTCGCGTCCACCCCGGGCGAGGTCACCGAGGCGGGGCTGCGCAGCAACGTGTCCGTCGGCATCCAGTACCTGGCCGCCTGGCTGGGCGGCACCGGCGCCGTCGGCATCAACAACCTCATGGAGGACGCCGCCACCGCCGAGATCAGCCGCAGCCAGGTCTGGCAGTGGCTGCACGGGAACGTGAAGCTGGCCGACGGGCAGCAGGTCACCCGGGATCTGGTGCAGCGAGTCATCGACGAGGAGTGCGCCGCCATCGAGCAGGAGGTGGGCGCCGAGGCGTTCGCTGCCGGGCACTGGGCCGAAGCCAGGGCCACCTTCACCGAGCTGGCCCTGGCCGACGACTACATCGACTTCCTCACGCTCCCCGCCTACGAGCTCTTCCCGTGA
- a CDS encoding (Fe-S)-binding protein, translated as MNERTSFDAHRPPRRELLDDCVHCGFCLPSCPTYVVNGEEMDSPRGRIYLMDLAERGEIPLDRTMSAHIDSCLGCLACVPACPSGVRYDLLIESVRPQVERNVPRTRAERLLRGAIFAVFPYPARMRVAAGFGVLYRRLGLRALAHRLGIVRRLPASLRAAEDLLPPVRLRSLFARTPAVVPAVGERRMRVALLEGCAQRVLFGEVNAATARVLAAEGCEVLVPRDQGCCGALSWHAGREEEAATRARRLIDTFERHEVDAVVVNVAGCGSAMKEYGELLGDDPAYAERAARFAASVRDVTEVLVQLPPRAPRQPLRARVAYHDACHLGNAQGVRQQPRDLLRSIPGVEVTDIPEASICCGSAGVYNLVQPDTAEELGRRKAAAIESTAPDVVATANAGCLLQVRRFLMPGVALVHPVQLVDAAIRGLPLEPDRR; from the coding sequence ATGAACGAGCGGACCTCCTTCGACGCGCACCGGCCACCGCGTCGGGAGCTGCTGGACGACTGCGTTCACTGCGGCTTCTGTCTTCCGTCGTGCCCGACCTACGTCGTGAACGGTGAGGAGATGGACTCGCCCCGGGGGCGGATCTACCTGATGGATCTGGCTGAGCGCGGCGAGATCCCGCTGGATCGGACGATGTCGGCGCACATCGATTCGTGCCTGGGCTGCCTGGCGTGTGTGCCGGCGTGCCCGTCGGGGGTGCGCTATGACCTGCTGATCGAGTCGGTGCGGCCGCAGGTCGAACGCAATGTGCCGCGCACTCGCGCCGAGCGCCTGCTCAGGGGGGCGATCTTCGCGGTGTTCCCGTATCCCGCGCGGATGCGGGTGGCCGCTGGGTTCGGCGTGCTGTACCGGCGGCTCGGCCTGCGCGCGCTGGCACACCGGCTCGGCATCGTACGCCGGCTGCCGGCGTCGTTGCGTGCGGCGGAGGACCTGCTGCCGCCGGTTCGGCTGCGGTCGCTGTTCGCCCGGACGCCGGCGGTGGTGCCGGCCGTGGGTGAGCGGCGAATGCGGGTTGCGCTGCTCGAGGGTTGCGCTCAGCGGGTGCTGTTCGGTGAGGTGAACGCGGCGACGGCGCGGGTGCTGGCGGCAGAGGGCTGCGAGGTGCTCGTGCCGCGGGATCAGGGCTGTTGCGGCGCGCTGAGCTGGCATGCGGGCCGTGAGGAGGAGGCGGCTACCAGGGCCCGCCGGCTCATCGACACGTTCGAGCGGCACGAGGTCGACGCCGTCGTCGTCAACGTAGCCGGTTGCGGTTCGGCGATGAAGGAGTACGGCGAACTGCTGGGTGACGATCCGGCGTACGCCGAGCGGGCGGCCCGGTTCGCCGCGTCGGTGCGCGACGTGACGGAGGTGCTGGTGCAGCTGCCGCCACGAGCACCGCGGCAGCCACTGCGCGCCAGGGTCGCTTACCACGATGCCTGTCACCTGGGTAACGCGCAGGGCGTCCGGCAGCAGCCACGCGACCTGCTCCGGTCGATCCCCGGGGTGGAGGTCACCGACATCCCGGAGGCGTCGATCTGCTGCGGATCGGCCGGCGTCTACAACCTGGTCCAGCCGGATACGGCGGAGGAGCTGGGCCGCCGCAAGGCGGCGGCGATCGAGTCGACGGCGCCGGATGTCGTCGCCACCGCGAACGCCGGCTGCCTGCTCCAGGTGCGCCGGTTCCTCATGCCGGGGGTCGCTCTGGTGCATCCGGTGCAGCTCGTCGATGCGGCGATCCGTGGCCTGCCGCTGGAGCCGGATCGACGATGA
- a CDS encoding IclR family transcriptional regulator gives MEAERPGDDSRSEQKPRSGSVQSVERAFGLLETMADHGGSLGLSQLATASNLPLPTIHRIVRTLVDLGYLRQEPSRRYALGPRLIRLGESSSTMLSTWARPQLTHLVDELGESANLAMLDGDQIVYVAQVPSRHSMRMFTEVGRRVAPHCTAVGKAVLATLPNRTVQEILQRTGMARQTEHTITDPGQLARQLELTAKRGYAVDDGEQELGVRCVAVAVPDAPARLGLSISGPATRVTDALVDRAVPLLTDAARALSIELNGQTQRE, from the coding sequence GTGGAAGCCGAACGGCCAGGGGACGACTCCCGCTCCGAGCAGAAGCCCCGCTCGGGCAGTGTGCAGTCCGTCGAGCGTGCCTTCGGCCTGCTGGAGACCATGGCCGACCACGGCGGGAGCCTGGGGTTGTCCCAGCTCGCCACGGCGTCGAACCTGCCGCTTCCGACGATCCACCGCATCGTCCGTACCCTCGTCGACCTCGGTTACCTGCGTCAGGAACCATCGCGACGATACGCCCTCGGCCCGCGCCTGATCAGGCTCGGCGAGAGCTCCTCCACCATGCTCAGCACGTGGGCGCGCCCGCAGCTCACCCACCTGGTCGACGAGCTCGGCGAGTCGGCCAACCTCGCGATGCTCGACGGCGACCAGATCGTATACGTCGCCCAGGTTCCCTCGCGCCACTCCATGCGAATGTTCACGGAGGTGGGCCGTCGCGTCGCCCCGCACTGCACCGCCGTCGGGAAAGCGGTACTGGCCACCCTGCCGAACCGCACCGTGCAGGAGATCCTGCAGCGCACCGGCATGGCTCGGCAGACCGAACACACCATCACCGACCCCGGCCAGCTGGCCCGGCAACTCGAGCTCACCGCGAAGCGCGGCTACGCCGTCGACGACGGCGAGCAGGAACTCGGCGTGCGCTGCGTCGCCGTCGCCGTCCCCGACGCGCCCGCGCGGCTGGGGCTGTCCATCTCCGGCCCCGCCACCCGCGTCACCGACGCCCTGGTCGACCGGGCGGTCCCGCTGCTGACCGACGCCGCCCGGGCGCTGTCGATCGAGCTGAACGGGCAGACGCAGCGGGAGTGA
- a CDS encoding NAD-dependent malic enzyme — protein MAAPSPGYAITVRVDAPSSSTATSGLAAAVSSAGGALTALDVVESHADRMVVDVTCDTVDPDHAESITKALADVPGVSVRKVSDRTFLLHLGGKLEVNPKVPLKHRDDLSRAYTPGVARVCLAIAENPEDARRLTIKRNTVAVVTDGSAVLGLGNIGPAAALPVMEGKAALFKQFAGVDAWPVCLDTQDTDEIVSIVKALAPVYGGINLEDIAAPRCFEIEARLRELLDIPVFHDDQHGTAIVVLAALYNALRVVGKPLDGIKVAVSGVGAAGHAIIRLLHAQGVTDIVACDRRGAVGPDGKDRDEFRRWIAENTNPRGVTGSLKEVLAGTDVFIGVSGPNLLTGDDIATMAPDAIVFALANPDPEVDPIAAREHAAVVATGRSDFPNQINNVLAFPGFFRGMLDAGAHEITDGAMLAAARAIADSVGPDEVNASYIVPSVFDPEVAPAVAAAVKQAAQPHGKSS, from the coding sequence ATGGCCGCCCCGAGCCCCGGCTATGCGATCACCGTCCGGGTCGACGCTCCGTCGTCGTCGACCGCTACCAGTGGCCTCGCCGCTGCCGTCAGTTCCGCCGGTGGTGCGCTCACCGCGCTCGACGTGGTGGAGTCGCACGCCGACCGGATGGTCGTCGACGTCACCTGTGACACCGTCGACCCCGACCACGCCGAGTCGATCACCAAGGCGCTGGCGGACGTCCCCGGCGTCAGCGTGCGCAAGGTCAGCGACCGGACGTTCCTTCTGCACCTCGGCGGGAAGCTCGAGGTCAACCCGAAGGTCCCGCTCAAGCACCGCGACGACCTCTCCCGTGCCTACACACCCGGCGTGGCCCGGGTGTGCCTGGCCATCGCGGAGAACCCGGAGGACGCCCGCCGGCTCACCATCAAGCGCAACACCGTCGCCGTCGTGACCGACGGGTCGGCCGTGCTGGGCCTGGGCAACATCGGCCCGGCCGCCGCGCTGCCGGTCATGGAGGGCAAGGCTGCACTGTTCAAGCAGTTCGCCGGCGTGGACGCGTGGCCGGTCTGCCTGGACACGCAGGACACCGATGAGATCGTTTCGATCGTCAAGGCGCTGGCGCCGGTCTATGGCGGCATCAACCTGGAGGACATCGCGGCGCCGCGGTGCTTCGAGATCGAGGCCCGGCTGCGTGAGCTGCTGGACATCCCGGTGTTCCACGACGACCAGCACGGCACCGCCATCGTGGTACTGGCCGCGCTGTACAACGCACTGCGCGTGGTCGGCAAGCCGCTGGACGGCATCAAGGTGGCGGTCAGCGGCGTCGGCGCGGCCGGGCACGCGATCATCCGGCTGCTGCACGCCCAGGGCGTCACCGACATCGTCGCCTGCGACCGGCGCGGCGCCGTGGGCCCCGACGGCAAGGACCGTGACGAGTTCCGCCGCTGGATCGCCGAGAACACCAACCCGCGCGGCGTCACCGGCTCGCTGAAGGAGGTGCTGGCCGGCACCGACGTGTTCATCGGGGTGTCCGGGCCGAACCTGCTCACCGGTGACGACATCGCCACCATGGCGCCGGACGCCATCGTGTTCGCCCTGGCGAACCCGGACCCGGAGGTGGACCCGATCGCCGCCCGCGAGCACGCCGCCGTCGTCGCCACGGGCCGGTCGGACTTCCCGAACCAGATCAACAACGTGCTGGCGTTCCCCGGCTTCTTCCGCGGCATGCTCGACGCCGGCGCCCACGAGATCACCGACGGGGCGATGCTGGCGGCGGCCCGCGCGATCGCCGACTCCGTCGGCCCGGACGAGGTCAACGCCAGCTACATCGTGCCGTCGGTGTTCGACCCCGAAGTGGCTCCGGCCGTGGCGGCAGCCGTCAAGCAGGCCGCCCAACCTCACGGGAAGAGCTCGTAG
- a CDS encoding GNAT family N-acetyltransferase, whose translation MINAAALATTPTLTADRIRLVPLEPRHAAAVFASLQDPESNRLTGTHQTFTLEQIERFCATRADQDDRLDFAIEDVETGEYAGGLSVNETDADNESAGFRIDLVAKYQGRGLGPEAIGLILRYLFEEVRVHRVGLEVYSLNERGQRAYEKCGFVLEGRLRDALVWDGQRYDALLMSILRPEWDARNA comes from the coding sequence GTGATCAACGCCGCTGCGCTCGCCACCACGCCGACTCTCACCGCAGACCGCATCCGACTCGTCCCACTGGAGCCCAGGCACGCCGCTGCCGTCTTCGCGTCCCTGCAGGACCCCGAGTCCAACCGGCTCACCGGCACGCACCAGACCTTCACGCTCGAACAGATCGAGCGCTTCTGCGCCACCCGGGCCGACCAGGACGACCGGCTCGACTTCGCCATCGAGGACGTCGAGACGGGCGAGTACGCGGGCGGACTGAGCGTCAACGAGACCGACGCGGACAACGAGTCCGCGGGGTTCCGGATCGACCTGGTCGCGAAGTACCAGGGCCGCGGCCTCGGCCCCGAGGCTATCGGGCTGATCCTGCGGTACCTGTTCGAGGAGGTCCGCGTGCACCGGGTCGGGCTCGAGGTGTATTCGCTCAACGAGCGTGGTCAGCGGGCGTACGAGAAGTGCGGCTTCGTGCTCGAGGGGCGGCTGCGGGACGCGCTGGTGTGGGACGGCCAGCGCTACGACGCCCTGCTCATGAGCATTCTCCGGCCGGAATGGGACGCCCGCAACGCCTGA